Proteins encoded together in one Theileria parva strain Muguga chromosome 3 map unlocalized ctg_530, whole genome shotgun sequence window:
- the rpmA gene encoding Ribosomal L27 family protein, producing MLRILLILFYLITSNTSSFLIKNPSHICPNKLIFEVLAHKTGTGNTKNNRDSRPKYLGLKRFHNMFVYTGNIIARQRGAHFKPGPGAAMGRDFTIYAKRSGRLQILKRRISVLDLLAENEYIKEVNKNYDSPTINTLSKIWTKKTL from the exons ATGCTTCGTATACTTTTGATACTTTTTTACTTGATTACTTCAAACACAagttcatttttaattaaaaatccTTCACACATTTGtccaaataaattaatttt TGAGGTTTTGGCCCATAAAACTGGAACAGGGAATACGAAGAATAATAGGGACAGTAGGCCTAAGTATTTAGGCCTGAAACGATTCCATAACATGTTTGTATACACTGGTAACATCATCGCACGACAACGTGGAGCACATTTCAAACCCGGCCCCG GAGCCGCTATGGGTAGAgattttactatatatgCCAAGAGAAGTGGTCGTTTACAGATATTGAAGAGGCGTATAAGTGTATTAGATTTATTGGCAGaaaatgaatatattaaagaAGTAAATAAGAATTATGATTCGCCTACCATTAACACACTTTCCAAAATCTGGACCAAAAAAACActttaa